The following are encoded together in the Lactuca sativa cultivar Salinas chromosome 1, Lsat_Salinas_v11, whole genome shotgun sequence genome:
- the LOC111885966 gene encoding uncharacterized protein LOC111885966, whose translation MGLSSDAQSHYKTHKLFLISNYILLGAASSCIFLTLSLRLLPSVAGGLLVLLHIITIAGAISGCNAVSAGSSKWYAAHMVAAVLTAIFQGSVSVLIFTTTSNFLAALKSYVREDDAAVILKMAGGLCVLMFFMEWLVLTLAFFLRYYAFVEGSRTTGKVQAEDDSKWWATPFQV comes from the coding sequence ATGGGTCTCTCAAGCGATGCTCAATCACACTACAAAACACACAAACTCTTCCTCATCAGCAATTACATCTTACTGGGAGCAGCCTCCAGTTGCATCTTCCTCACACTCTCCCTCCGCCTTCTCCCCTCCGTCGCCGGCGGACTGCTTGTCCTCCTCCACATCATCACCATAGCCGGAGCCATTTCAGGCTGCAACGCGGTGTCGGCCGGGTCAAGCAAGTGGTACGCAGCCCACATGGTGGCGGCTGTCCTCACCGCGATTTTCCAGGGATCTGTATCTGTTCTGATTTTCACGACGACTTCGAATTTCTTAGCGGCGTTGAAATCGTACGTGAGGGAGGACGATGCGGCGGTGATATTGAAGATGGCCGGTGGACTCTgtgttttgatgttctttatggAATGGTTGGTTTTGACGCTTGCTTTCTTCTTAAGGTATTATGCTTTCGTTGAAGGAAGCCGGACCACCGGGAAGGTACAGGCGGAGGACGACTCTAAGTGGTGGGCAACACCGTTCCAAGTTTAA